A portion of the Lysinibacillus timonensis genome contains these proteins:
- a CDS encoding DMT family transporter: MNKPAIHPYIPILIGVISISLSAILVKLAMADAGVIAFYRMLFSVLIMSPIFFMKYQHELRLITKRDWLFSTIAGIFLAFHFILWFESLNYTSVASSTVLVTLQPLFAFVGTYFFFKEKLNVKTILAGVIAVSGSLIISWGDFHVSGAALYGDLLALIACALVTGYLLFGQEVRQRVSLITYTMVVYSISTVCLFFYVIVKGESFAPYPIMNWVWFILLAIVPNLLGHTLFNWAIKWVSTNVISVAVLFEPIGAAILAFFILGEHLITSQIIGGIVVIIGIMLFVVDIKILKNFFTKNT, translated from the coding sequence ATGAATAAACCAGCTATTCATCCTTATATACCAATTCTTATTGGAGTAATATCTATATCTCTTTCCGCTATTCTTGTTAAATTAGCAATGGCTGATGCTGGGGTTATTGCGTTCTATCGAATGTTATTTTCTGTTTTAATAATGAGTCCAATATTTTTTATGAAATATCAACATGAATTAAGGCTCATCACAAAACGAGATTGGTTATTTTCAACAATTGCGGGTATTTTTTTAGCATTCCATTTCATTCTTTGGTTTGAATCATTAAACTACACTTCGGTAGCAAGTTCGACTGTTCTGGTAACATTACAACCGTTATTTGCATTTGTGGGTACATATTTTTTCTTTAAAGAAAAGCTGAATGTGAAGACTATACTTGCTGGTGTTATTGCTGTATCCGGAAGTTTAATTATTAGTTGGGGAGACTTTCATGTAAGTGGAGCAGCGCTATATGGAGATTTATTAGCGCTAATTGCTTGTGCACTTGTTACGGGGTATTTATTGTTTGGCCAAGAAGTACGACAAAGGGTATCATTAATTACTTATACTATGGTTGTATACTCTATTAGTACAGTTTGTTTGTTTTTTTATGTAATAGTAAAAGGAGAGTCTTTTGCTCCGTATCCTATAATGAACTGGGTATGGTTTATTTTACTCGCAATCGTACCAAATCTATTAGGACATACACTGTTTAATTGGGCTATTAAATGGGTCAGTACAAATGTTATTTCTGTTGCTGTATTATTTGAACCTATTGGTGCTGCAATCTTAGCTTTCTTCATATTGGGTGAACACTTAATTACTTCTCAAATTATTGGTGGTATAGTAGTTATTATTGGTATAATGCTATTTGTAGTAGATATTAAAATTCTGAAAAACTTTTTTACAAAAAACACTTGA